TTTCTGCCGATGCTCGCGAACTGCGGATCGGTCTTCAGCGTCTCCAGGAACTCCAGGTTGTTGTTGACGCGCACCGCCTTCAGGTACGTCAGGAGCCGAGTCGCCAAGATGTCCTTGTGGTAGCGCAGGTCAGTGTTGGACTCGATCTCTTTGATCGTCGCATCCCGCACCGTGAACCGGCGCCCAGCGAGCGACCCCTTCGACGGCACGAAGACGCGCTGCTTGGCGGACGCAGGGTCGTAGCGCGTCCCGATCTCCAACGCGATAGCCTTCAAGTCTTCGACCTTCTGCGCGAGCGTGTTCAGCCGCCCCTGTAGGCGCGTCACGTTCCGCGCTGGCCCCTGAAGCGTCTTCAACTCCCGCACCGCAGCGGCGAGGTCGCGCTTCTGTGCTTGAATCCGAGCATCGAGCGGGACGCCTGCCTCATCCGCCGCGCCTGCGAGCCCACTGGTGAGGCTGTCAATCTCGCTCTCCAACTGCGTCACTCGCTGCGGGAGGTTCAACGTCTTGACGCTAGACAGCGCCCGGATGTCCTGACTCAACTTGCCGATGCGCCGTTGGATAGGGGCGAGTTCTTGTGCCTTCAACTCGTCCAACGTCCGGAACTTGAACGCCCCAAGGTCTTCCCTCACCCCGTTCGCAAACGCGGTCACGCGCCCGTCTTTGATCGCCACGACGTAGCGGTGCCCCTGATCGTCCTCGATGGCCTTCATGGTGCGGCCCTTCAGGAAAGAAGCAGCGGTCGAGAGGCGTCCTCCGAGGGAGAACCCACGCCGCGCCCCCGACAGCGCACGGTCTACGAGGTTGCCTCGCTCTTGGACGTAGTGATTCGTGAACTCGTCCGGCAGTGTGTTGGGGTCGAGCCCCCGGAGTCGGGCGAAGATCTGCGCCGTCGCATCCTTCAGCGGACGAATCACCGTGTCGTAGACTTGGCGCTGCTCAGGCGTCAGCGGGATGGAGTGGTTCTCGTCGTAGTGGATGAGGACGTTCTCCGGGTCCGCCTCGCGCATGGTCCCCTGGATGGATTCCAAGAGGTGACGCGCCCGGATCTCGGCCTCCTGGCTTCGTGTCCCCAAGGTGTACAGGCGATCTTCAATCGACCCGGCAGCGGGCTCAGGCGTGAGCGTATTGCGGACGAACTGCTGAACGGCATCGGTCAACTCGTTCGCCGCCTTGAAGCCCGGCGCGACGATGCCTACGGGTTGAGACTCCAAGCCGGTGCCCGCAAGTCCGCGAATCAGCGAGGCCGGAGAAGGCGTCCGACGCTCTGCGGCTTGCTCGACGAGTCCTTGGCGAGCCCCCTCATCGAACAGCGAGAGTTGGTCTGCGCCTCGGTTGATGCGGTCGAGGATCTGCTGAGGGGTCTGTCCGGTTTGGCGGGCCTGTCGCGCTACATCTTCAGCGACCGACTCGGCAGACCGTCCGAGCTTCGAAGCGATGGCACGGATGATGGGGGCGAAGAGTCGCAGAATTCCTTCACCGGCCATGAAGGATGCGCCGCTCGACACAGCCGCGCCAGGGATTCGAGAGACAGGCTCGCCATGGACGGCGGAGCCAACGCCTGCTTCACCCGTTCCGACCATCGCACCAGCGAGGCCCACGCGCAGGAGCATCGGGGCTGCTAGACCCTCGGTCGCCATCATCGCGAGGATGACAGCAGGCGTCTGACCGATCATGTTCCCGATGCCTTCCACGATCCGACCGGCCTGCGTCTTCGCGTCCTCGGGACGGATGAAGCCAAGCGTCAGGCCGCGCTCGATGCCGTGGAGCAAATCCATGCCGTACTGCAAGACGCCTTCATGCTCTTGGACGGCAGGCTTTGTCGCCGACGTGGCGGGCTGAGCGGCGCCGGGCGCGAAGATGTCTGCGCCCCCCGGAATCGTCAGAGTCGGCGCCGTCGTCGGGGGCGCGAAAATATCGACGCCTCCCGGTCGAGCAGACGCCTCCGCTGGGCGTGAAGCGAACGCCGTACCTGACAGGATGGAGCGGACATAGTTCGCGGTCTCAGGGATGCTGAGGGCGCGTCCCGACCGCACCGCCCCAGACCCGGCATTGTAAGCCGCGAGCGCCTCCTGCCAGTTTCCGAATTCGCGGTACTTCTGCGCCAAGTAATCCATGCCCGCCCGGACGTTGGCTTCCGGGTCACGCGGATTCACCCCGAGTTCTCTTGCCGTGGCAGGCATGAGTTGCGCCGGACCAATCGCGCCCGCCGAAGAAACGGCGTTGGATCGGAAGCCCGATTCTTGATTCACCAGGCGGAGCGCAAGGTCAAGCGGCACGCCGTACTGACGTGCATATTGCTCGACCCATCGCCGAATTTGCTCAGGCGTCGCCGCACGATTAGAGGACTGCGAGACGCCCGCGAGCGGAGTCCCTGCGAAGATGTCCGACGAACTTGTCGGCGCCTCCGGAGCGGCAGGTTTCGGATCGAAGATGTTGACAGCCACGTCTTATCGTCCTGGCGTGACTTAGCGCTGAGTCTGCGGAGAGCCAATCGGACGATACGAGCCTTCGCCAAAGTCCGGGCCGAGTGCGGGCACAGACTGCCGTCCACCGTTGTTCAAGAATCGGACTTCTTCCGTCGTCAGGTGAACCGCTGCGGCCAGCCGGTTCTGCTGCTTCGGAGTCATTTGCTGCCAATCCGCGAGCAGCATCCCTAGCACGTCCCTCCGCGCTTGCACGTTGGAGGCTCGCCGAACGCGCAAGATGTCGGCGTTGAGCCGGTCCTGCGGAATCCCTTGCGGTTGTTGAGTCTGCCCCTGACCACCAGTCGGGGCCGCTGCGCCACTGAGAGACGCGAACTCCTGCGGCGTGATGCCAAACAGTTTCGCGTAGGACTGCCGCTGTTGAAGGCTCAGCCCCTTCCACCATGCCGAGGCTCCGAGCGCCTTCAACACGTCAGCGCGAGGCTTCGTCCGCAGCGCGGCCTGGAACTGTTCGACCGGACTGCCGGTCCCGGTTCCTGTGCCGGTCCCCGTCCCTGTCCCGTCGCCAGTATCACCACCTGTTCCGGCGCCGCCGTTCTCGATCTGACTCTCCAGGTCAGTCATCCGCGAATACACGCCGGAGAGTTGCTGGTTCAAAGTGGCGATGCGCTGGTCGATCTGCTGGAGTTTCGCTTTCAGCGCGGCTTGCTTGGCTGGGTCCGTTTCGATGTTCAACTGATTCAGGATCAGTTGCTCGTCTCGCTGCGCGGCGCCGATCTGCCGCTCCAAGAGAGTCGCCTGCGCTGTCAACGCGCGATAAGCCGGATTGTTCTGGGCGTTGCGATTGTACCGCTGCTGATTCTCACGCTGCGTTGCTCCCGACTGGACCCCCGCCATCAATCGAGGAACGTCGAGCGTGTGGTTCTGCGGGTCCCAGTAGGACGCGAGCGAGGAATCAAGCACCGTTGAGAAGTCCGGCCCCATGCTTTGTTCGAGCCGCACCAGCAGCGCGGGGTTGACCTGCTGGAGGTACTGGCGCACACTCGGGACCTTGCCGCCAAACTGCTGTCCTACGGCCCCGAGAATGTCGTCGCTGGCCGAACCCTGTCCACCCAACGCGGTATCAGGCCACGCCCCGTTCTTGTCGGGTTGAGGAAACTCGCCCTGAAGTCCGGGGAACAGCCGATTGAATGTCGCCATGCGTTCGCGCATGAAGGCCGCACGCTGCTGAGGATCCGTGAACTGGCGTGCCCGAGTTGTCGCGTCCGCGATGAAACGCTGCGCGTCTGCCTCGTCGCTTCGAGCTTGCCCGCGTGTATCCGCAGCCGTGACGTAGTGCCCGTTTACTCGGCGAGCCTGAAGCACTCCGCGTAGCGCCTCGACGATCCTGTCTCCGTACTGCTGTTTGAGAAGGTCGAGTTGCTCGTCGATAAAGCGATCAGCCGCGTCCGGATCGGTCATCTGCCCGGCTTTCGTGAGGATATCGCGAAGGTCGGCTTGCAGTTTGCCCTGCAACTCGCGGCGACTCTTCTCAACACCCGTGTCAAATGTCTGCGGCGTGATGCCGGGGAGCACTTTATCTCGGAACCACTGCGGCAGTTGCGGGTTCTGGAGGAACTGCTGCGCGGCTTCGGGTCCCTGCGCTTTTGCTTCGTCCCACGCGCGAAGGAGCGCTTGAGCCTGCTGGTTGCGCTGGGCTCGGCGCACGTTCCCCAAACTTCCGAGCAAATCCCCGAGGGCGTCGCCCCAACTTGGCGGAACCGGACTCGTCCGACCCCACGACGATTCGTAAGTGGATTCCGGCCCGTAGACTCCAGGGTCCTCGGGCGGCGCGAAAAGATTGTCGAGGGGATTGTTTGCCATCGAGGCTAGTGAACTCCGCGCGGCGTTGCTTTTGCGTCTCCGTCGAGACTAATCCACGTCTCGAAAAGCGGAAGCACCCTCAGAACATGGTTCACGAACGCCTGGGCCTCATCGGCTGTCGCCGGTCTGGCTGTCGGTCCGACGAGCCGTCGAGCGTGCAGGATGTAGTCTTCGAGAGCATCCGCCCATGAATCGCTTCCCATTCTCTCGAAATGGAAGCGCAACTTCCGCGAGGTCTCGTCAAAACCGCGAAGCGTAGCCGAGATCGAAATGTCGGGAGGAATGTTCCATGCGTCCGCAGGCAGGTCGCGGCCTTCGAGCGCCGCACGCGCCGCGAACTCGCCGTCCAACAAAGCAAGCAGCGGCGCCGGACTGATTCCTGAACGCTTGGCAGAAATCACCGCAGCCTCGGGAAGCGTCTTGATGACATACAGAGAGACTGCCGGATCGGGCGTGTGTCCAAATGCAGACTCGACCGCAGCGTTTACCACCTGGCGCGTCATCGCGGCTTTCTGCTCGCGCTCGCCGGTCATTCAGTTACCCTCCTGAATATCGCCACCACGCGACGGAGCCGGTGGCCGCATTCGCGGCGCAAACTTCTCCCAAACGGTCATTGACGACGCCGCATCACGCCGCTTACCATTTCGGATATGAACTTGGCCGAGTTGTTGCCCACTCTTCAGACGGACGCTGCCGCAAAACGAGCCGCCGCCGTCATGTTGTG
The DNA window shown above is from bacterium and carries:
- a CDS encoding transglycosylase SLT domain-containing protein, translating into MAVNIFDPKPAAPEAPTSSSDIFAGTPLAGVSQSSNRAATPEQIRRWVEQYARQYGVPLDLALRLVNQESGFRSNAVSSAGAIGPAQLMPATARELGVNPRDPEANVRAGMDYLAQKYREFGNWQEALAAYNAGSGAVRSGRALSIPETANYVRSILSGTAFASRPAEASARPGGVDIFAPPTTAPTLTIPGGADIFAPGAAQPATSATKPAVQEHEGVLQYGMDLLHGIERGLTLGFIRPEDAKTQAGRIVEGIGNMIGQTPAVILAMMATEGLAAPMLLRVGLAGAMVGTGEAGVGSAVHGEPVSRIPGAAVSSGASFMAGEGILRLFAPIIRAIASKLGRSAESVAEDVARQARQTGQTPQQILDRINRGADQLSLFDEGARQGLVEQAAERRTPSPASLIRGLAGTGLESQPVGIVAPGFKAANELTDAVQQFVRNTLTPEPAAGSIEDRLYTLGTRSQEAEIRARHLLESIQGTMREADPENVLIHYDENHSIPLTPEQRQVYDTVIRPLKDATAQIFARLRGLDPNTLPDEFTNHYVQERGNLVDRALSGARRGFSLGGRLSTAASFLKGRTMKAIEDDQGHRYVVAIKDGRVTAFANGVREDLGAFKFRTLDELKAQELAPIQRRIGKLSQDIRALSSVKTLNLPQRVTQLESEIDSLTSGLAGAADEAGVPLDARIQAQKRDLAAAVRELKTLQGPARNVTRLQGRLNTLAQKVEDLKAIALEIGTRYDPASAKQRVFVPSKGSLAGRRFTVRDATIKEIESNTDLRYHKDILATRLLTYLKAVRVNNNLEFLETLKTDPQFASIGR